The nucleotide sequence TTATCAATTAAACAgcacatacatgtacacacaagGTTAAGATCTAAATGGATGGATGGCCGATGACCCAGCTGCTCCATTTGCAATGATTTTATGGATTTACGTATTGCTTTCCTAAAGAATATGGTTTATAAATGACCTTTGGTTCTTTTCACAGGTTCTGTTGATGGGTAAAAGTGGATCAGGAAAGACCAGCATGAGATCAATCATTTTTGCCAATTATATTGCCAGAGACACTCGCCGCCTAGGAGCTACAAGTATGAAAGTTTTCATAAATATTACTAAATAACACAAACTTCAGATTGTAACGTCTCCAGACTGTAATGCCGGAGACTTTTCAGAGATAATAAAGTTGttgcataattaaataattttttccccaatttctgttaaaatgATAACAGAATATAAACATGATAAATGATTTAATAGAAATTGTTCAATTATGCAACAATTTTATTATCTCTGAAAAGtcagagaatatatatatatatatatatatatatatatatatatatatatatatatatatatatatatatatatatatatatatatatgtatgtgtgtgtgtgtgtgtatatatatatatatatatatatatgtgtgtgtgtatatatatatatatatatatatatatatatatatatatgtgtgtgtatatatatatatgtatgtatatatgtatgtatgtatgtatatatatatatatatatatatatatatatatatatatatatatatatatatatatatatatatatatgtatgtgtgtgtgtgtgtgtatatatatatatatatatatatatatatatatatatatatgtgtgtgtatatatatatatatatatatatatatatatatatatatatatgtgtgtgtatatatatatatgtatgtatgtatgtatgtatatatatatatatatatatatatatatatatatatatatatatatatatatatatatatatatatatatatatatatatgtatgtatatatatatatatatatatatatatatatatatatatatatatatatatatatatatatatatatatatatgtatatgtatatatatatatatatatatgtatatgtatatatatatatatatatatatatatatatatatatatatatatatatatatatatatatatatgtatatatacatatatatatatatatacatatatatatatatatatatatatatatatatatatatatatatatatatatatatacatacatatatacatacatatatatatatatatatatatatatatatatgtatatgtatatgtatatatatatgtatatatatatatgtatatatatatatatatatatatatatatatatatatatatatatatatatgtatatgtgtgtatgtatatatatatatgtatatgtgtgtgtatgtatgtatatatatatatatatatatatatatatatatatatatatatatatatatatatatatacatatatatatatatatatatttatatatatatatatatatatatatatatacatatatatatatatatatgtatgtatatatatatatatatatatatatatatatatatatatatatatatatgtgtatatatatgtatatatatatatatatatatatatatatatatatatatatatatatatatatatatgtatatatatatatatatatatatatatatatatatgtatatatatgtatatatatatatatatatatatatatatatatatatatatatatatgtatatgtatatgtatatatatatgtatatatatatatatatgtatatatatatatatatatatatatatatatatatatatatatatatgtatatgtgtgtatgtatatatatatatgtatatgtgtgtgtatgtatgtatatatatatatatatatatatatatatatatatatatatatatatatatatatatatatatatatatatatatatatatatatatatatatatatatatatatatatatatatatatatatatatatatatatatatatatgtatatgtgtgtgtgtgtgtgtatgtgtatgtatgtatgtatatatatacatatgtatgtgtgtgtgtgtatatgtgtgtgtgtgtgtatgtatctttACTCATtttaacagaaatttgggaaaaaataattcaattatgCAACAATTTTATtatctcttatatatatatatatatatatatatatatatatatatatatatatatatatatatatatatatatatatagatagatagatagaaacaatttgaaaaaggatagatagatagatagatagatagatagacagacagacagacagacagacagacagacagacagacagacagacagatatataatatatatatatatatatatatatatatatatatatatatatatatatatatatatatatatatatatatatatatatttatttatttatttatttattttatttttatttttattttttttcactgaatggcatgactggcaaacgcgtcagaaaaaaaataaactgctgaatctctgcgaatatttggttaatttataaaacaaatgtctggtttaatgatgttagtaatgcatagaaaaatgcaaagcagaattctccTGAGCTTATTAACCCACTAATGACAGCCATGGAATCACTGACCCACCACATTCTTACGaacatattttgtttattaaagttattatttcattgacttgaacataaccatttataatataattactaaacCGTCgtctaaagtataaaaataaaatagcctattattttatttgtggctagagcttgattaaattgattaacatCCTAAgctgtgcttttgtttgtttgttctcggtaATTTTTAATATGTACTGGGTTGcgcaaaatattttcaaaaatgtcaagcagtatttgtctatagctttaattaacttaaaatataaaaaataacaataataaaattataaaaatacaaagataaaaagagcagcACTTTGCTATTTATAAtagtctttatatttatatccatgtgttgtttcatattcattttatttcacttgatgcattcattatttaatgtttgaatactgaaataaattacagccatcgtttaaaaggtaacttttaaataagttaaacaaataactgtacattcttGCCAAATCAGTgtacaaacaagacagtgcaaaaagggcagtagtgcaaacaaatatgaatataacatataataaagaaaaaaaatagaataataaaaaaaagataataaaaatagaataataaaaataaaaatagatttttgataacattaaacagggTAAAGGTAATGATAGTAGCCTATTACCAAAAGTAAGTCCACAaataaagagttccagtatttgtgtgttggagacagtggaGCGGGTATTGTTGGTTGAatacacagcagcacacacactcccccagtaagatgggcAGTTTCTGTTCGACAGGAACTTAAAGttgtttttgtatgtgttggattatcgggtagaatttctcccggaTCTTGGAGGATTTAGTGCACTCAGTAAGGAAGTGCAGCTctgtctcaatcagctgctgagggcaatGTGGGGACAGCCGCtcctccaccggcagccatgcTTTTCTGTGCCGGCCCGTCTATACAGCCACCGTGTCtgctgcccgcttctaacatgttaaaaaatactgcaaatcaagctgtcggtatctcctCGAGATTGAAATTGTtcattttttgaaaaaagaaaagtgtcataataaatacaattattattattaaaagtggaattatgttttttttttatcgcaTATAGTTAAAGTGAAGTGTGTAAATAATGTgcttcaatccggctaccactgcaagtgcgggaagcactgtaatttATAGTTTTTCCAATAAGTggtgaaataaatacatttaaatttttattaagtgttgttcacattaagtaataataatacaaaaacatttatttgaaaagtaTTTTGTGAGACTCACATCCGTCGTTAAAACGCaggtttatgttttaaataataactcaGAATCCATGCGTTAATTTGTCCGATAAAAACTAGGTCTATGCAATACTGTATGTAAAAACTATTATAAACTAACTTTTGGGATACGGCAAATcagcaaactatgtttgtaatgataggaccttagttggctaacgatggttttggtaAACTTATATTTTTCCACACTATAGGCTTGCTTATGCCATGCAACAGGTAACAATTTTGCTTTTGACCTAGATATCGAGTCAAAGCACCACACATCCCGGCATTATGGATATAGGTAATTACTAatagctaattattattattattattattattattattattatacattagttgacctaatgctttttttaaacaggcaaatttatttatttctctacaTGCGtgtgaaagagaaaataaacagaGAAAATAAACAGACGATAAATAATATGTGGCTCACTTTGCGTGCGGatatgcccatttatttaattaatttattcaaacatGAGAGTGTTTTACATTAGGTGCCAGTTGGTTAAATATTTGTAACGTagcctgtaataaataataaatagcctactgataAAGTAAGTTCAGGTGATCACAAGTTTACAATCAGGTGATGTGCTCCACTGGCATGATAAAATTATTTTGCTCTTTTTCATATGCGCACATTTAAGATTTTAGGTAATAACATCGCTGTGATGGTCAAAGAAATcgaaacattattttcaccccaacatAATTTAATAGGACACTAAAGATAACTTTTTTGttcactctcctatcggtgaagtttttttttttttccctctctgctgtctctactggcttgcatggttcaggatctgtagagctacgcattgatgaatttgctcttcagtgtttggactctcagtaataatttaaaccacactaaactgagctaaactaaactgaacttttatgtgaagctgctttgacacaatctacattgtaaaagcgctatacaaataaagctgaattgaattgaataaaggctaaagaacttaatacttatatttgctttttgcagcctagggctatacttctcaccatgtatattttctaaaacatacagtaaagTGTAAGAtcatgttattatgttattatattactaagaaaactaaatcaaaattacattttaattgaacacatcacatcacatcacataaggTACGCATATAGAACCGTCTCTTTAGTATTGTGAAaatgcaaagctgaatatctgtggttaaagtgccacccagcggtcaaaagctACTGGTGCACCAATtgccgccgtcgccgcggtatgaatggcggcaaaaggaacattttgaagtagtaacatctgtagatagatagatagatagatagatagatagatagatagatagatagatagatagatagatagatagatagatagatagataaatagatagatagatagatagatagatagatagatagatagatagatagatagatagatagatagatagatagatagatagatagatatttctAGTACAAATTatcatgttagtagcatgattctagcatgcattagcatggttctagtatgatttagcatgttattagcatgattctagcatagatatatacactagatattgcatagggaccctgagcatgcatcaatagagctgccacattggtacagtgctcccaggacaagtgtcatttaaccgcactagtcaagacaaggttattacgtgaagatgcgggactttataGCTGTcaacgggtgtagtaacgagcaaacaaagaaaacaaagcacaaaggcagaacattccataggtaagattaagttttttacgtttttgtatgttatgaacttttgtgttcaacaggtaacgttattgatgataatacagtcacttactgcattcaccttaaggcaaagtagctccaactcgcactaaatactcggcttatgttagttttgttgaataaaatcagcaaataatgcaaaagaaatatgacaacgaaatgctgcagtgccagaaacttgtattattgtcgtcTAGTGAacaagtcgttcataacggagattcattctcAAACGAAACGCTCCcttcgtcagtatgagaagtgaaagcaggagaggaggtgtgtttcaggacacggattagatcaaatttaacagggagggtggatagtacatttctgtacacacaaacacaagctttttgtcaggaatgcctgtgcgatcactgatccatcaatgtagaaaagtgatgcaaaattttaattttcgtaatttaaaaaaaattgcatactaacatccaggaaaactcctgatcataaatatatgtgtatatctctggctttggatggccacagtcctccacgatacattccttccaatagacaacaacagggtaggcgacatctaatgtatatatctatgatgattctagtacaaattagcacgtttatagcatgattctagcatgcattagcatgtcattaacatgattttagtatgaattggcatgttgttagcatggttctagtatacAGTAAATTAGCATGTAATTGTCATGATGCATGGATTAGCATGATTCTGGTacatattagcatgattctagcatgaatcagGACAGGGCTGCCAACTTTTGGCTTTAGCTTGAAGTGAGAATTTATGCCCCGCCCCTATGCCAACAAGCCCCGGCCACACCAAACCACGcccctatttatttataaattatatttataattatattattttatttataattatattattttaataaatacttttaaaaatatttattataaataaaagtatccttattattctttttattattatccaATTATGTttctattctaaataaataaaataaaaaataaattctaaatgtaactagaaaacaatgtaaagactgaagtgatatgctaagattatttaagaatttttttgcataaacatatagtaatttatattaaaatgaaattatatagACAATTGTATAGAACacaaaaaatgttttctaaaattatCTGTTTTGTGTTGTCTTAGACCTGACTCATGGCCGAGAATTAGGtaatttgctgcgtaaaacatatgctggataagttggcggttcattccactgtggcgaccccagtttacTAAAgggactgaaaagaaaatgactgaatgaagtTTAAACTCCCTGACctcatccctcctttctgcttcatacaaAAAAATCTATCAGGACCAATTAGTCGAAATAAGATCATCACattgtttaaactttaaactttcaAATCTCAATGCAGGCTGACACCTGTAGCCTACATAAAAGGATGTTAGCCCTGCCATAAAATGCACCCCCTCTGAAATATGCATCTATTAACTGAAATTGATACAACCTTTTTAATAACACAGTGAACAATTGCCTTACAGAAGACTGAGAGTCCTAATAAAAGTCTATGAAATTTTACGCCAGGGGTGCATTTCTCTGCACAACACAATGCATAAGTGGCATGTGAGCAGCGCATATTTTTTTTGACATGAATGTTTACAACTGGGATTCATTTCCGTACCTGGAACAAGAGTATCGTGTCAGCGCAAGCAGGAGCGGATCGAGAGGCATGCCATCTCCGCGCATGCGTTGGTTTGTTTTTGATTACATGGCTTTCACCAGTCTTGATTCGGTTGCACACAGAGAATAACATCTTTATATACcgaaaaaagtctttaaaaccgtctttattaaaactaaaaaaaatatttcaaggaGATGATTTTTGCGTGAGAAAATGAATGTGTGGCGTGAGAATAACGTCAATTGCGTGACTCTCACGCTAAATGCATGCAAATGTcaccatgttattagcatgattctagcatggactagcatgttattagcatgattctagcatgaattagcatgtcattagcatgattctatcatggattagcatgttattggcatgattctagtatgTTATTAACCTCCATGATCTAtgtctatatattatttacacacacacacacacacacatacacacacacacatacacacacacacacacacacacacacacacacacacacacacacacacacacacacacacacacacacacacagcttagaAATAAGCTGAGTCtgagtgttatttatttaaatgtttattttacatttcttgtttgtaaaggctaaaacaaataaaaagtgcaCATATTTTTTGTATCgtatttatacatataaaaaaaaagttataagagGTGTTATAGACTTTGCAtattcagtttgcagacatttgtaggtacagacatctattgtgtgcgTCTTTGGGAGTTTTTTCCTGTCTCCTTGGtattgtccatatcgatatcggTATAATATCACATCGACTGaatttaagaaatatattgtgatataaatttttGCCATATCCTCCAGCCCTacgtttcacacacacatacgaaAATTATtacacacatcaaacatgccaaaagCTACAAAAAGTTATTTGGAGTGAATTGTCAAAGCCAACAggaagttagtttttttttttttttttttttgcttcctcttccaaaaaagtgcatttttgccatttcaaggtgatgtattttaacaaactcctcctagggattttatctgattaaCACTGAAATTGGATAATGTTATCTAAAGAATATTTTTTCATTGCAAAGATTTAGAGTTTTAGTTTAAGCACGTGTCCATGGCAGCCGCACAAACTTTGATATTCTGCTAGTGCTACTGTATGTGCTATGCTTGTCTTTGCAATACTGTGTAATACTGCTATACGTTTAGTGTACAACAGCAAAATAACTTTAACTTTCTACTTTTAAACTTAACTTACCATTTCAGTTGATGTGGAGCACTCTCACGTGCGATTTTTGGGAAATCTGGTGCTGAACCTGTGGGACTGTGGTGGGTAAGTATCATGATTACTACTTTTGATTTGTTGGATTATGTAAGGTATGTTGTATTTTTTCCCCTCATGTTTGCTctatctctaaaaaaaaaaaaaaaaaaaaaaaaaatatatatatatatatatatatatatatatatatatatatatatatatatatatatatatatatatatatatatatatatatatatatatgtgtgtgtaattatatatatattcaacagtCAGGATACTTTCATGGAAAACTACTTCACAAGTCAGAGAGACAACATCTTTCGAAATGTAGAGGTGTTGATCTATGTGTTTGATGTGGAGAGCCGAGAGTTAGAGAAAGATATGCATTACTACCAGTCTTGTCTGGAAGCCATACTGCAGAATTCACCTGATGCCAAGATATTCTGTCTGGTACACAAGATGGACCTGGTTCAGGAGGATCAGAGAGATTTGGTAAGATACTGGCACAATGTCATCTTAAGGTCTATGTATATCAGGAAACTAATGTTTTTGTATATGTGTTTGCATTGTGgttatttagatatttaaagaGCGTGAGGAGGATCTGAAAAGACTGTCTCGTCCGCTGTCCTGCACCTGCTTTAGAACATCTATTTGGGATGAGACATTGTATAAAGTAAGATCAGTTGCTTTTCTCAGTACCTCCTTAGCATTTTAGATACGCTGAAAGTAAGTTTTGCATTGTCTGCTTTTGTCTAAAGGCATGGTCCAGTATTGTCTATCAGCTAATTCCTAATGTACAGCAGCTTGAGTGCAACCTCCGGAACTTTGCTCAGATAATTGAGGCAGATGAAGTCTTACTTTTTGAAAGAGCTACATTCCTGGTTTGTACCAAAATAAAACCTTAGTGCTTTTACATATAGAATTATGTATCTGCATACATTTTTACTTGTACATGGAATAAAGATATTCACTTTATAGTTGGTCATCACCTCGTGTTTTTTAAATGGTCtttaaaatttttcttttttttttaattgtcaggtGATCTCTCATTATCAGTGCAAGGAACAACGGGATGCTCATCGCTTTGAGAAGATCAGTAACATCATAAAGCAGTTCAAACTAAGCTGCAGGTGAAGTAAATTCCATTTATGTAGTAGTTGTAGGTGGTGAACAATGTCATTAtaatttttcttctctttttgtcCCACAGTAAGCTTGCTGCCTCTTTCCAGAGCATGGAAGTACGAAACTCAAACTTTGCTGCATTTATTGATGTTTTCACATCCAACACTTATGTCATGGTGATCATGTCAGACCCTTCTATACGTAAgcatcttttgtttgtttttgaagttgcattaataataatagtaaatatagctgcaagcagcaattaatgGGGTTCAAGCATTTTAGCAGCGTAAGGTTAATGAGCACTTAGGAAGTCTGTAAGTAGCTTActcaacaattaaataaatgattggagtattagagtttatagattgagctaactaATGTTTGATTACACAATCCGAAAAAGCAACttcgtttttttttattgacatttttgtgtcAGTTTTTATGTCAAATTATttagtataagcagccctatgatataatgatATAGTCATGGCACCTTAGTCAAAGACAATGCATGTCAAATTtctagttaatcagataaatggttacttagatacagtgattttacaatgtatagcgccaccatgtggccaatgtctacaaGTTTTATGCTATGATCTTAGATTGATCTCTTGCAAATGAGTAACAAGTTAGTTGaagatatttttattcattcatgagttttggccatttttgctcttcacaataaaattacaaaagagcagtgaaataAGCTATTAGTAATCTCCTACTgtcatctagtggccacagtgtaatttatttatgtgattacagccatttttGTGTGCATAAATAAATTCCTTCTATAAATGAGCATGTTattactatataaaataaaaattttgtattttattaaaataaataaatatctacagagtaaaaagtgtgacaagctttaactttgatctttaaaaaaatgttatcttaaatgcattaaccgTGTTTATGCCATGTcaatttgggattcagaatgcattctTTGCTTCAACAGCAGTAatataaacaataagtggtctgttactgccatctagtagccactttttgtaattatttgaatatatgttttaaaacaaggtgtttaattatagcaCCAGTTTTTGCCTTTTAGAATTGTTATATAGAGGTAAACTGTGACTAAAGTAAatttttaatgcataacagtgtttgcATAATGTCCAAATGTCATTCCTTAATGCAATTTACATTACTTTTAactctaaatgtaaaaaaatctaatttaaatctaatttaaaaatgtttaaaaaaatctaattaaaaaatgtaaaaaaaaaaaaaaaaaaaaggaatgcaaaTGGAACAAATAATAAGTGGTCTTGTGCTGACATCTAGTAGTTAAATATGGTAGGTGGCAATTAAAAgtctgttatagtggctaaaactgtagaatattaaaaaaaatgtgttttttagacCTTTAAAATATCCAAAATGGACAAAAAGTGTAACATGTAAATAATTTCAGTGATAAGCTTGCACTAAACTtgtaaaagtgtgtaaatgaagcccatttactgcttttttttacgcattttagcatgttttaggaCCATTTCTactgttatagcgccacctattgtcTGATCTCCACAAAAAATTGCATGTttcttcacattgatatgccacatatgctcaccaatttctgtgatgttttgagttttccttataGGTTTACAGGCATATAGGTTCAtgtggacacgcccactttttagatgagcctgttacagctagacaaaattaaaggtttaactttttttttttttttttgataattattgatctacttaGTCCAGAGACTCTAACAGCACTGGTTTCGGTGCAATTgagctaaaaaccagggactagtttgcaaaagtaggtttttcatatATTGATGATTTATTAATAGAAATTTTtcagtaacagcagtggttttagtgtcaaactgttcagtacaagcagacctatcatatgatatgtattttgtgtggctgTGCAATTTGTGTAATATCCAATCAATTACCtcctcaaaaaaaaacaaaatcgccccctagaggctgatttctttcaaaattcttacagacctctaggaccatgagtctaATATGCCCACCGAGTTTTGTTTcaatcactcatcgttaacctagtTTAAtagctgctcaattttaattagctaatggcggccatgttttttgagataagCCAATGTCTTTTATAATATGtcatgacaacttggtcaaagacactacatgccaaatttcaagctaaTTGATCTAATCGGCGTAAGGTTTGGGTTAAAATTTATAGCgtcaccatgtggccaaagtctgtttttttgataattattgatattcagtttCCAGAGAACATTTCTGaactggtttggtttagattgggCTAAAAACCTAGGACAAGTTcccaaaagtaggtttcggacaaatcgcgatgtagcggaaaATCTTTCCAATGTACGGAAAATCTGAGTCATTCCACTTTTGTCCGGGCTATCCTAGGGATTCCAAATATGTTAGTTTTTTGAGTCCATGACAAATAGTGTACAAAtggcggccaaaaatgtccaaaatgttggtttttggcaccatagcgccacctatggtccgatttggctgatTTTTGTTGAGCATGTAGTGTATCCGAGTACTACCATCTGACCAGGTTTTAGCTCTgtaggccttacggtttggtctattagagatgcgcggatggcggttacagccgcggaatccgcggataaaccacggatcgggcggatgacgtgacgaaaaattatatttgaattaaattcgggcgggtggtgggcggttgtactgtttttgtacacatagctggcgcacAAAGGAAAAGGCCTaagactgacttcacagaatgagaggaggaatcggatacactttttctggatgaagtacagaagtcttcatctacaaacttccgtatagacggatcagcagaggaaaatctactttccttttgggagaaacaaggcagtcattcccacgtctacagcaccttgctaagagaattctatgcattccagcaacaagtgctgcgagcgagcgctccttcagtgcagcagggcgcattgagcc is from Danio rerio strain Tuebingen ecotype United States chromosome 14, GRCz12tu, whole genome shotgun sequence and encodes:
- the rraga gene encoding ras-related GTP-binding protein A (The RefSeq protein has 1 substitution compared to this genomic sequence); this translates as MSSTAMKKKVLLMGKSGSGKTSMRSIIFANYIARDTRRLGATIDVEHSHVRFLGNLVLNLWDCGGQDTFMENYFTSQRDNIFRNVEVLIYVFDVESRELEKDMHYYQSCLEAILQNSPDVKIFCLVHKMDLVQEDQRDLIFKEREEDLKRLSRPLSCTCFRTSIWDETLYKAWSSIVYQLIPNVQQLECNLRNFAQIIEADEVLLFERATFLVISHYQCKEQRDAHRFEKISNIIKQFKLSCSKLAASFQSMEVRNSNFAAFIDVFTSNTYVMVIMSDPSIPSAATLINIRNARRHFEKLERVDGPKHSLHMRMR
- the rraga gene encoding ras-related GTP-binding protein A isoform X1, with translation MSSTAMKKKVLLMGKSGSGKTSMRSIIFANYIARDTRRLGATIDVEHSHVRFLGNLVLNLWDCGGQDTFMENYFTSQRDNIFRNVEVLIYVFDVESRELEKDMHYYQSCLEAILQNSPDAKIFCLVHKMDLVQEDQRDLIFKEREEDLKRLSRPLSCTCFRTSIWDETLYKAWSSIVYQLIPNVQQLECNLRNFAQIIEADEVLLFERATFLVISHYQCKEQRDAHRFEKISNIIKQFKLSCSKLAASFQSMEVRNSNFAAFIDVFTSNTYVMVIMSDPSIPSAATLINIRNARRHFEKLERVDGPKHSLHMRMR
- the rraga gene encoding ras-related GTP-binding protein A isoform X2 gives rise to the protein MENYFTSQRDNIFRNVEVLIYVFDVESRELEKDMHYYQSCLEAILQNSPDAKIFCLVHKMDLVQEDQRDLIFKEREEDLKRLSRPLSCTCFRTSIWDETLYKAWSSIVYQLIPNVQQLECNLRNFAQIIEADEVLLFERATFLVISHYQCKEQRDAHRFEKISNIIKQFKLSCSKLAASFQSMEVRNSNFAAFIDVFTSNTYVMVIMSDPSIPSAATLINIRNARRHFEKLERVDGPKHSLHMRMR